Sequence from the Bacteroidota bacterium genome:
AAATGAATATTTACCTGAACGCAAAACTTTGGCATTCAGGAAATGGGAAAAACAGAAAAATGAGTGGTATAACTAAATTCAGAATTGGTTCTAATGGAAACAATACCAGCAATTACGATGGACTGATTGATGAATTTAGTATTTGGAATACTGTATTAACAGAGGCTCAAATTCAAGAGCTCATGAATCACGAAATAAATCCTTCGGCAAGTCATTATACTAGCCTTATCTATTATTATAATTGCAATGAAGGTCAGGGAGTATCACTTTCTGATCAGAGTCAACATCATGTACAAGCAACAATGGATGGGCTTCCACAATGGACAGAACATTCAGCCGAAACTCAGTTCAAGAATTTTAAATCTGTAAATAGCAGGCCAATTATCATCATTGATCAAAGTAGTTATGGTGGTAATTATATTGAAAATTTACAAGTAGATTCGATACAACAAGGATTACAAAAAGTGATTTTCTATAACGATTTCACACATCCCGATATCTCTACCGATACGCTTTATGTTTGGCCCTCATACTATAGCTATACATTTGATAATTTGGGAAATAAAATCGATTCCACTTTGGTAGCTGTAGATTCAACATTAATACGTGTTGATCATCCTGCTTATTATGATGAAAAATATCATCAACTAGAACGTTATGAAATAGGCCGATACATTACACCTTATGGAATCAATCTTGATTTAGGTGAAGGATTTATGTGGATATACGACATTAGCGATTATGCATCCCTTTTACACGATTCTGTAAAAATTGCTTCAGGAAACTGGCAGGAATTACACGATCTGAAATTTGTTATGATTGAAGGTACTCCTGCTCGCGATCCGATTGATGTAATCAATTTATGGAATGCAAGTGTAGCTTATACGGGAACACAGGAAGAAGTATTAGTTCCAAAAACAATTAAAATAAATGAGGATGTTAAAACAGCTCGTTTAAAAATCAGAACAACAGGACATGGATTTGGAGGCAATGAAAATTGTGCTGAATTCTGTGCTAAAACCCACAACGTTCATGTTGATGGAAGCAAACGATTTGAACAGTTTGTGTGGAGAGACAATTGTGGTAGTAATCCTGTTTATCCTCAGGGAGGAACGTGGATTTACAATCGTGCAAACTGGTGTCCCGGTGCTGAAGTATATACAGATAATTTTGAAATGGGTAAATACATCACAGCTGGTGATTCAGTTGAAATCGATTATAATTTTCAAAGCGGATACACTTGGAATGGTTCAGGTAGCAGACCAACCTATAGAGTAGCTTCTCAAATTGCTATGTTTGGCGATTTTAACTTTAGCTATGATGTTGGAATTGATAACATAGTTCGTCCAAATAATTGGGAGTTTTATTCTCGCGAAAACCCTTCCTGCCAAAATCCAAAAGTAATTATTACAAATTATGGATCCGAAACTATTAGTTCGGTACTGCTAAAATATGGATCTGTTGATACTGATTTGGCCAGTTTTAAGTGGAAAGGAAGTCTTAAATCATTCGAATCGGCAGAGGTTGAACTTCCATTTTACTGGGGTAACTGGGATGGTGATAATAGATTCAGAGTAAGCATAGCCAATGTAAATGAGCAAGCTGATGAATATGCCAGAAATAATACAGCCTACAGTACTTTCGAATTACCTGACGTTTATCATAACGAACTCCTATTTTACTTTAGAACGAATAATGCAGCAAACGAATCATCTTATACATTAACTGATGCCTCAGGGCAAGTTGTTTATGAAAGAGGTGCAGGCACCATGACCAATAACAAAATGTATATTGATACTTTTTATTTGCCTAACACATATGGTTGTTATAAACTTCAAATAAAAGATGCCGAAGGAGATGGTTTATCCTTCTGGGCTAATAACGATGGCGATGGATCTGCCAGAATTCGTAAAGTAGGAGGTGTATTTTATCCTTCTATAGAACCTGATTTTGGGAATGAATCTACCTTATATTTCACAACCGGATGGTCTTTAGGCGAAAATAAAACAAAAACTGCAGCTTTTGAGTTTAACGTTTATCCTAATCCAACGGAAGGAAAGTTGTTTGTGCAATTCAATTTAGAGGATATGGAGAACACCTTTATTAATGTTTTAGATTTATTTGGAAAAACTATTCAATCATTTGAATTGGGAATAACTCAAGCTGATATGTTTGAGGTTGATTTGAGCAATCAAGCTGCGGGATTTTATATCATCCAAATGCAAAATGGCAATCAGGTAGAGACCAAGAAGGTATTGTTGAGTAAATAATCATTTGTAAGTTTCAAGAATAAACAAATATAGAGGCTGTCTCAAAAATCTTTCGAACCATCATTCTCGCGCTTTGCTTTGCATGCTGCCGCTGAAGCTTTAGCCTAAGCGTCTGAAGCTATGCGAAAGCA
This genomic interval carries:
- a CDS encoding T9SS type A sorting domain-containing protein — its product is MNIYLNAKLWHSGNGKNRKMSGITKFRIGSNGNNTSNYDGLIDEFSIWNTVLTEAQIQELMNHEINPSASHYTSLIYYYNCNEGQGVSLSDQSQHHVQATMDGLPQWTEHSAETQFKNFKSVNSRPIIIIDQSSYGGNYIENLQVDSIQQGLQKVIFYNDFTHPDISTDTLYVWPSYYSYTFDNLGNKIDSTLVAVDSTLIRVDHPAYYDEKYHQLERYEIGRYITPYGINLDLGEGFMWIYDISDYASLLHDSVKIASGNWQELHDLKFVMIEGTPARDPIDVINLWNASVAYTGTQEEVLVPKTIKINEDVKTARLKIRTTGHGFGGNENCAEFCAKTHNVHVDGSKRFEQFVWRDNCGSNPVYPQGGTWIYNRANWCPGAEVYTDNFEMGKYITAGDSVEIDYNFQSGYTWNGSGSRPTYRVASQIAMFGDFNFSYDVGIDNIVRPNNWEFYSRENPSCQNPKVIITNYGSETISSVLLKYGSVDTDLASFKWKGSLKSFESAEVELPFYWGNWDGDNRFRVSIANVNEQADEYARNNTAYSTFELPDVYHNELLFYFRTNNAANESSYTLTDASGQVVYERGAGTMTNNKMYIDTFYLPNTYGCYKLQIKDAEGDGLSFWANNDGDGSARIRKVGGVFYPSIEPDFGNESTLYFTTGWSLGENKTKTAAFEFNVYPNPTEGKLFVQFNLEDMENTFINVLDLFGKTIQSFELGITQADMFEVDLSNQAAGFYIIQMQNGNQVETKKVLLSK